The nucleotide sequence CCACCTGAAGAAATTATTTTGCTCACTACCTCCTGTGCATCCTTATCAGATAAATGGTAATTAACAACAATCCTGTATTTTCTTTTTCCGAAGGCTAATGCAATCGTCCTGCCCAACCCCCTCGAGGCACCTGTAACTATAACAACTGGTCGTATTGTATGAGATTTTTCAAAACCCCTTTTGAGCGATATATGAAATCTTTGGGTTACCAGACTCTGCGAAGCGAAATGTCCGCAACTTCGATTGTCCGAGCCCGAAGGGCGAGTTTTCGAAGTTGTAATGGAGCGAGCAGTAGTCTGGTCAAAGATTTCATCAGAAGAGCGAAAAAGTGGGTTTTGAAATAATATCATATTCCTTTAATTACTTCTTCAATAATACTCAATGCCTCTTTTATGTCTTCCTCTGTGTGTTCTGCTGTGATAGTCGTCCTTATACGGCTCTTTCCTGATGGAACGGTTGGAGGTCTAATCGCAGGTGCATATATACCTCTTTCAAAAAGTGATTCTGCAAAAACTACTGCTTCATCAGGTTTGCTAACCATTATCGGGACTATCGGTGTCTCCGTCTCACCGATATCCATATCTAAGTTCTTCAAACCTTCTACATATAACCTTCTATTCCTCCATAACCTCCTGATGATTGATGGGTCTTCTTCTATAACATCGAACGCTGCGATTGCAGATGCCACAACCGATGGCGGAAGCGATGTGGTATAGATAAAGCTCCGTGCTCTGTTGACGAGATACCTGATAAGATTCTTTTCTCCCGCAATATATCCACCGAAACACCCCAATGCCTTACTGAGTGTTCCCATCTGGATTATCCTCTTTCCCTCCAGCCCCAAATATTCTACAGCACCCCTCCCACTATCTCCAAGAACACCTGTTGCATGTGCCTCATCTACCATAAGCATCGCTGAGTATCTTTCTGCAATCCTGTATAACTCTAACAGTGGAGCTATATCTCCATCCATGCTGAATACACTATCCGTAATTATGAGCCTTTTATTTGTTCTATTCTCCTTTTTAAGGATATCTTCAAGGAAATTGACATCTTTATGTGGATATACCTTTATCTCTGCTTTGCTGAGTCTACATCCATCTATTATACTCGCATGATTCAGCTCATCGCTAAAGATTACATCACCTTCTCCCACTATTGCTGGGATAATGCCTGTGTTTGCAGTATAGCCAGAGTTAAATATCAGTGCTGACTCTGTCTTCTTGAATCTTGCAATCCGTTCCTCCAGTTCTTCATGAAGTCTCATATTACCCGATATAAGGCGGGATGCACCAGAGCCAACACCATATTCTTTAACTGCCTCTATAGCAGCCTTCTTTAATTTTGGATGATTTGCGAGACCGAGATAATTATTTGACGAAAGGAGTATTACCTCTCTACCATTTATGGTTACCCTGCTGGACTGAGCGGTATCTATTATTTTAAGGGAACGAAGAAGATTGAGTCTTTCGAGTTTATCAAGTTCGTCTTCAAACATTTTTGTTATATGGGACGATAAATTCTATCGCATCTTTACAAGAGATAATCTTCAGTGGTACCCCTGAAAAGGCGTCACCATCCAATTGTGAGATAATACTACCATTTGATGTTATATCTACAGTCTCAGCCTTTCTATAGACGGTATCCTTAAACCTTAAATGGCGATTTGTAACTATGCCGATAACATGTCTGAGGATATCTATTCTCCTTCTGCCCTGAAAGATACATATATCCAACCCTGTCTTATATATCCCTGCTTCTGGTGTTACTATAAAGTTTCCGCCGTATAACCTGCTATTACTGATTATGACATGATACCCACGAATGATCTCAGCTGTATCTGTTTTAACAGTTATCTCTTCAGGGATATACCATGGAAGTATCCTGAATCCTGTCAATATATATGCAAGTTTGCCAAATATCGCTTTGAATCTGGGATTAAGTGCATGAACCACAGCAGCATCAAACCCTACACCAACCATAAGGGAAAAATATCTTCCATTAACAATGCCAAGATTTATCTTACGTGTTATTCCATTAAATATAATATCGCATGACTCCTCGATGCCAGCTGGAATTCCGAGTTCGTGAGCTAGGACATTGGATATACCGAGTGGTATAATACCTACAGGGATTCTGATAGCGGGGTTACCAAGGAGTCC is from Nitrospirota bacterium and encodes:
- a CDS encoding diacylglycerol kinase family protein; its protein translation is MKKIILIANPAAGSERRDKIDKVVKILGERSPLKIFLTGKKGDAEESARSLNVNDADIVVVAGGDGTINEVINGLLGNPAIRIPVGIIPLGISNVLAHELGIPAGIEESCDIIFNGITRKINLGIVNGRYFSLMVGVGFDAAVVHALNPRFKAIFGKLAYILTGFRILPWYIPEEITVKTDTAEIIRGYHVIISNSRLYGGNFIVTPEAGIYKTGLDICIFQGRRRIDILRHVIGIVTNRHLRFKDTVYRKAETVDITSNGSIISQLDGDAFSGVPLKIISCKDAIEFIVPYNKNV
- the bioF gene encoding 8-amino-7-oxononanoate synthase, with amino-acid sequence MFEDELDKLERLNLLRSLKIIDTAQSSRVTINGREVILLSSNNYLGLANHPKLKKAAIEAVKEYGVGSGASRLISGNMRLHEELEERIARFKKTESALIFNSGYTANTGIIPAIVGEGDVIFSDELNHASIIDGCRLSKAEIKVYPHKDVNFLEDILKKENRTNKRLIITDSVFSMDGDIAPLLELYRIAERYSAMLMVDEAHATGVLGDSGRGAVEYLGLEGKRIIQMGTLSKALGCFGGYIAGEKNLIRYLVNRARSFIYTTSLPPSVVASAIAAFDVIEEDPSIIRRLWRNRRLYVEGLKNLDMDIGETETPIVPIMVSKPDEAVVFAESLFERGIYAPAIRPPTVPSGKSRIRTTITAEHTEEDIKEALSIIEEVIKGI
- a CDS encoding SDR family NAD(P)-dependent oxidoreductase gives rise to the protein MILFQNPLFRSSDEIFDQTTARSITTSKTRPSGSDNRSCGHFASQSLVTQRFHISLKRGFEKSHTIRPVVIVTGASRGLGRTIALAFGKRKYRIVVNYHLSDKDAQEVVSKIISSGG